The Tachysurus fulvidraco isolate hzauxx_2018 chromosome 4, HZAU_PFXX_2.0, whole genome shotgun sequence DNA window AAATCTGTCTCTTTATTACAGACAAAAGCTTTTGGTGTGATTCTGAATATTACTACAATTGCAATACATCACAGGCAAGTTTCTATCTCTGGTTGCACGGTTTCCTGAAAACGATGTTTACAAATTCTTGAGATCATCTAGTGCTAGTGCCTTCTCCACATCCCACGTATGAAACTTAAAAGAAGTGGAGaagctttttttaatgcatgaAATATGCATAACAATTTTATCagggactaaaaaaaaaacatcaatttgGCAAtgtcttttaatatttttttaaagcaactaaaatatatttacactcTAGAGAGTGTTTATAATGGGCTTTCCCGTTACTGTTATCTTACTTTTAGAttacattaatataattttttgaatgtttattcacacttttttctctgtcactattattattttgttgcatttttattatttgtctgttttattattctctatatttctgttATCACAGTAAGTTCCTTTAAGGTcaattttaaatgtatgaaatgtgctagaATGTATTGTtgttatagttatagtttaaTAATAGTTATACTATTTAAAACAGAGTTATGACAAGACACAAatcataaagattttttttctttttaaaaaaagacagaaaaaaagataaaacatcCAACTAAGAAAGAATGTCAAAGATAAGAGTAAGTATTGCTTTAATGCGTTCTGTTAATCATTGTGTATCATTATTCACTAAACCATACTGTATGTCAGATAACACCAACCCAATGTACCAATACACCACAGGATAAAGTAAGTGGAAAATATAggacaaaaacagacatttatAGTGTGCCAGCATCATATACTTAGGTTGAGATATTCTGAGCCATGAGTAATTTTGAAGGAATGAAGAACTTGGGGctaatttctgtaaaaaaaatctatttgttCATGGTAAGGTGTGTGATGGTACTTATAAGCTATCAGGGTTACCTGTTCATTGGATGGGTTTATGGTGTGTTGGCTTGTTTTCTCACTGTTGTTTGGTAGGACCTCGTGGTTGGCGTTATTTGTGAAGACGTCGCTTGTCATGTTGTTTATGATTATGTCATTGCTGAAGCTAGTGATGGTTACATCATTTGTTTGCAGTGACGGGAAGTGATTGTGGCAATGCTGGTTAAAGATAGAAACAGAAGACAAAGTGATATCTTGCTCTTCTTCTAATAAACAGTTTTCAATCCAGAGGTAGTTGAACTCTTACCTCAGGATCTGCTTTCAGTGCTATTTTTAAGACTCTTTCTGTAAAGTACAGGAGATAGAACCCTCCAAAAATCTCAATCGCATGCGACACATAGTTATCCACTTTCGGGTCAAATCCTAGagcctgtttatttatttttaaaaaaatgaaaaagtcatGGATGTTCAAGTTACTGAATACAATACAGTGGTCTGGATcaattttattaacttatttctttttccccgATTGACCAAATGTCTGTATCGATTCTTTTACTGTTACTTATTATTTACTCTTTGATTAAACTTCAttcttctgcttctttcttACCTCAGGGATAAGTTGCAGTACAGCATTGGAGAATAATGTTCCTATGGCCATCCCAATGAAGTAGGTTAGCACTTTTGGGAAGTAGGATTTCTTAGTGAAGGGAACTAAGAGTAACCCCAGTAGACTAGCCAAGTTAATTATCGTCACAGCCAAGAAACTATAGCCCCATACTGAAGAAGAGAGACAGTTACAGATAAAAGACATGATCTAAAACACAAGCTGGATATACTACATGGAATTCCACAAAAATCTGGTCaagaatttatattaaatgatcaTCCTGACAATAATCCTGGCAACATTTCCTATACACAAAATTTCACTAAAGAATTGGAAATATCCATATGAATGGGTTACAGGACAGAGAGGTTCCTCTATGTAGTGAGAACTGAGATGATGATGGAAATTCCATCTAGTCCTACTAGATATCACATATGCTCTACCCACAGGTTACAAGGTATAACGTGATAAACACTGCTTGCGGCAAATGTACTCTACTGTATGCCAATAATGGCAATATCAACCTGAATGTATTCTAATGACCTAAAAAAACCTCAAGCTATATTTGATTTCTTAATTGTTATTTAGAGACTGAAACAATGTATGAGAatcatggtgtttttttttttttgttgttgaaatcTGGAAACTGAAAATGTTAACTGAAAGAAATGGAAGTCTAAATCTGTAAAAAGAGCAGTAATGAAAACGCATTGCATCCTGGGAAAAGTCAAATCACTTATGGTTTTATATGCTCTCACCTTGAGGGTCAGTGGTTATGGTCGAGGGGGTCATGTAAGGGCAGGAAGGGAGAAGAACCTGAGTAATAACAGCTGGACATATGAGCTCTAGCTGATCTACAGTCAGCTCAGACACATTAGACAGCCCAAAGGCATCCAGGAGATCTGGGGCAGATAAACACTGTACAACTTTGTAAAATTAGTCAAacagaatctaaaaaaaaagaaaataatcttgTGTATGGAAATAAGCaaaacacaggagtataaaaTTATGTAGATATATATTACACTGTCACAGCCCATCAGCTTTACCTCTGCATTCCTAAGTGGATTCGCCTCACTGTCTATGGATGCTGGCGCTCGGCGGGAGGTGATGAGGCTTAAAAAGTTCTCCAAGTCTGTAGTCGAGAGCGAACTGTTAACACCGTAAAAGTTCAAAATGTTTTGAAGAAAACGTTctcccattttttttcttttctgtccagAATTCTTAAGGCTTATGCACCTAACCAGATGAAGCGACTCCTTggtttgaaatgaataaaaaaacaaactatgaAGTCTGGTTGTTTAGTATCACTCCAGGAACACAAGcagctctccctccctctctctttcttatctCTGAAGTATAACAAAGTCTGAGTTCTCTTTCGAAATGAGCGACTATAAATGAGTTACACTTCCGGCACTCTCCGCTCGGATCTTGTCAGCGATGGCAATATTTGGAGACGTTTACAGATCGGTAGCTTATGGTCCATCTGCTCTCGGTAAATCTTCAGGGCAGTTAATATAGTTCGGCTCAACCATATCAAAGGACTCTTTGTTACCCTGTTGCCTACCTCTCTTGTAACATGCTCTGTGCTGACAGAATGAATGGTCCAACTCTACCGGGAATGCATGATATGCAGGTAAACTATTCCTTGTGCTTCGAAATACTTTAACATTGCCCTTCAAAATGCAAAGTGCTTTGGAATTTTTAttgataataattataaaacatacaaaatctATCCAAACAATTTTCaagaaacatacaaaaaaaaaaaaacatacagaaatgtAAGAAACAGTTACAAGTAGAAACTCTTTAGGAAACTAGAATCCCTGAATGTtagaatacatttatatttaggatcattcatttattatcagcagatctggagcctatcccagaaACAGTCAAGATTTAAGTGCAAGacaaaaatacaccacaaaTGAGATGGCAGTCTTTCATTGGGCAGTATGCATACACACGGTCACACCTAGGGGTGATTTTAAGTGGCATATTTTTGGAGGTcggaagaaacaaaaaaacccgGGGAAGCCACACGGACACAGGAAAACATGAGTGAAAATCGGCACAGAGAGTAGCCTGAGCTCACTATCAAATCAGGGACCAAATGGCTATAAGGGTGGTAACCCTCTGTACCACAGTACCCTAAATTACAAAATCAATGCAATCAAAATGAACAAATGGTAaacatacataacacacactcagtagaTGTCTCGGAGGGAAGTAATGCGAAGCTTGGTAGTGAACTCCTGAACAGTGGATGCTCCCCATTTTGTGAAATAAACAGTGTATTTCTCAGATATCATCAAGAAACCATTAGCATCAAAGACACCAGGAATATCGGCTACATCCAGCCAAACAAACAGCGCAGGTGAAGAGCAATAAAGATTCACCATGATCCTCTTCCCAGTATCCTGCACAGAGaactgcaaacacaaacaaggtGTGCATAAAGGTGtgtaaatcatttaaatctgtgtgtgtgaagaatgaTGTGGGTAACATTTTGACACTGAGTGTAACAGGTTCATTATGATCCTCACCGTGATGTTAGGTTTCTGGAGACCCTCAGCATCCATTGGTGAGCTGAGGAACAGGTAGTTGGAGGGACTTGTTACACCTTCTGTGCCACTGAGGACAAATGTGACGACGCATGTTTTCCGAGTGCAATTTCCACAATTCTT harbors:
- the slc39a8 gene encoding metal cation symporter ZIP8; protein product: MGERFLQNILNFYGVNSSLSTTDLENFLSLITSRRAPASIDSEANPLRNAECLSAPDLLDAFGLSNVSELTVDQLELICPAVITQVLLPSCPYMTPSTITTDPQVWGYSFLAVTIINLASLLGLLLVPFTKKSYFPKVLTYFIGMAIGTLFSNAVLQLIPEALGFDPKVDNYVSHAIEIFGGFYLLYFTERVLKIALKADPEHCHNHFPSLQTNDVTITSFSNDIIINNMTSDVFTNNANHEVLPNNSEKTSQHTINPSNEQEPCIFVGCRWLRGEPVSNIKTVAWMITLSDGLHNFIDGLAIGASFTVSLLSGFSTSIAIVCEEFPHELGDFVILLNSGMSVPQAVFFNLLSAMCCYLGLVLGILLGSSFAPNAIFAIAGGMFLYISLADMFPEMNEIMSAHARGRKGKILFFLFQNGGLLTGFSIILLITIFAEDINLG